A window from Ignavibacteriota bacterium encodes these proteins:
- a CDS encoding sigma-54-dependent Fis family transcriptional regulator: MKSILIIDDEKQICESISMILEYENYSVDSTTDVKNGIKKLEYNSYDALLLDIQMPEMTGFEVLNWIKENEIEISTIMISAHSNLENAIKATKLGAFDFIEKPIERDKLLISIRNAVGKTNLIKENKKLKENLSQDEIIVGESSQIKSVISLIDRVAKTESRVLITGENGTGKELVAKAIHNKSERGNKELVEVNCAAIPNELIESELFGHEKGSFTGAAQKRIGKFELADGGTLFLDEIGDMSLQAQAKVLRAIEEGVIERVGGNNKISVDVRIISATNKDLKNEIKEGNFREDLYHRLNVIPLKVPSLRERKEDIPLLINHFSQKICKQNKFPNKTFSEDAIEVLRNYDWSGNVRELRNIIERIIIMISSNSISKQDVISLLPNVETKHEDFIDISNSFQEFKEKAEKVFIQKQLEINNWNISKTAEILDIQRSHLYNKMKKYGINKD, encoded by the coding sequence ATGAAATCGATATTGATTATTGATGACGAAAAACAAATTTGCGAAAGTATCAGCATGATTCTTGAATACGAAAATTATTCTGTAGATTCCACAACAGATGTTAAAAACGGCATTAAAAAATTGGAATACAATTCCTACGATGCTCTTTTGTTAGATATTCAAATGCCGGAGATGACCGGATTTGAAGTTCTAAATTGGATTAAGGAAAATGAAATTGAAATTAGTACAATAATGATTTCAGCTCACAGCAATTTGGAAAACGCCATAAAAGCAACAAAACTTGGCGCTTTTGATTTTATTGAAAAACCGATTGAACGAGATAAACTTTTAATAAGTATTAGAAATGCAGTTGGAAAAACAAATCTTATAAAGGAAAATAAAAAGTTAAAAGAAAATTTATCTCAAGATGAAATTATTGTTGGCGAAAGTTCGCAAATAAAATCAGTAATTTCACTTATTGATCGAGTTGCAAAAACTGAATCTCGAGTTTTAATTACTGGAGAAAACGGAACCGGAAAAGAATTGGTTGCCAAAGCAATTCATAACAAAAGTGAAAGAGGAAATAAAGAATTAGTTGAAGTAAACTGCGCTGCAATTCCAAATGAACTAATTGAATCTGAATTATTTGGACATGAAAAAGGATCTTTTACCGGAGCTGCACAAAAAAGAATTGGTAAATTTGAATTGGCAGATGGAGGAACACTTTTTCTTGATGAAATTGGAGATATGAGTCTTCAAGCTCAAGCAAAAGTTTTACGTGCAATTGAAGAAGGTGTGATTGAAAGAGTCGGAGGAAATAATAAAATAAGTGTTGATGTACGAATAATTTCGGCAACAAATAAAGATTTGAAAAATGAAATTAAGGAAGGAAATTTCAGAGAAGATTTATACCATAGATTAAACGTAATTCCGCTAAAAGTACCATCTTTGCGGGAAAGAAAGGAAGATATTCCACTTTTGATAAATCACTTTTCTCAAAAAATTTGCAAACAAAATAAATTTCCGAATAAAACTTTTTCTGAAGATGCAATTGAAGTATTAAGAAATTATGATTGGTCCGGAAATGTTCGTGAATTAAGAAATATTATTGAACGAATAATTATTATGATTTCATCAAATTCAATTTCCAAACAAGATGTAATTTCATTACTTCCCAATGTTGAAACTAAACATGAAGATTTTATAGATATTTCAAATTCGTTTCAAGAGTTTAAAGAAAAAGCTGAAAAAGTATTTATACAAAAACAGTTGGAAATTAATAATTGGAATATTAGTAAAACAGCAGAAATTTTGGATATTCAAAGAAGTCATCTATATAATAAAATGAAAAAGTACGGAATTAATAAAGACTAA
- a CDS encoding histidine triad nucleotide-binding protein translates to MSTIFTKIINKEIPANIVYETENILAFRDINPQAPVHILIIPKIEIPKVTDVKSAEHAILLGEMFDAANIIAKKEEIMEDGFRLVFNCGNNGGQEVYHLHLHLLGGRKMNWPPG, encoded by the coding sequence ATGAGCACAATTTTCACAAAAATAATAAATAAAGAAATTCCCGCAAATATTGTTTACGAAACAGAAAATATTTTAGCATTTAGGGATATAAATCCCCAAGCTCCGGTGCACATATTAATTATTCCTAAAATTGAAATACCAAAAGTTACAGATGTAAAAAGTGCGGAGCACGCAATACTTTTAGGAGAAATGTTTGATGCAGCAAATATTATTGCAAAAAAAGAAGAAATTATGGAAGATGGATTTAGATTAGTTTTTAATTGTGGAAATAATGGTGGTCAAGAAGTTTACCATTTACATCTGCATTTATTAGGCGGAAGAAAAATGAATTGGCCTCCGGGATAA
- the purD gene encoding phosphoribosylamine--glycine ligase, protein MNILIIGSGGREHAIGLKIFEQNNKSNIFFAPGNGGTRKIGENVNLDLLDHQTVINFCSQKDIKLVIVGPEQPLVNGIADDLRNSGINVFGPSKNAARIEGDKSFAKDLMMVKNVPTAKFKIFHKSEMDEAIHFLENGNFPIVIKASGLAAGKGVIIAENFVYAKKNIIDIMEKLVFGNAGNTVVIEEFLEGEELSVFVITDGSEFVILPPAQDHKRIGDGDTGKNTGGMGAYSPVGFFDEKLENEIKEKVIIPILKGLEEADSKFNGCLYCGLINTINGIKVIEFNCRFGDPETQAVLQLIDGDFLGLLYSTAKGKVDKEIVNYNGGSAMCIVVASGGYPDNYEKGFEIFGLDEKFDDNIKIIHAGTILQNGKILTSGGRVLNIVSFNNQNNLKYCKEIGYVALDKVKFDRIYFRSDIGFKAIK, encoded by the coding sequence ATGAATATATTAATTATTGGATCCGGCGGAAGAGAACACGCAATTGGATTAAAAATTTTCGAACAAAACAATAAATCAAATATTTTCTTTGCTCCGGGAAATGGTGGCACTAGGAAAATTGGTGAAAATGTAAATTTGGATTTGCTAGATCATCAAACTGTAATAAATTTTTGTTCACAAAAGGATATTAAATTGGTAATTGTCGGACCGGAACAACCGCTTGTAAATGGAATCGCAGATGATTTAAGAAATTCAGGAATAAATGTTTTTGGTCCAAGTAAAAATGCTGCAAGAATTGAAGGAGATAAATCTTTTGCCAAAGATTTGATGATGGTGAAGAATGTTCCAACTGCTAAATTTAAGATATTTCATAAATCTGAAATGGATGAAGCAATTCATTTTCTTGAAAACGGAAATTTCCCAATTGTTATTAAGGCTTCTGGGTTAGCCGCCGGAAAAGGTGTGATAATTGCTGAAAATTTCGTTTATGCAAAAAAAAATATAATTGATATTATGGAAAAATTAGTCTTTGGAAATGCCGGAAACACAGTTGTAATAGAGGAATTTTTAGAGGGAGAAGAATTATCTGTTTTCGTTATTACCGATGGAAGTGAATTTGTTATTCTTCCTCCGGCTCAAGATCATAAGAGAATTGGAGATGGTGATACGGGAAAAAATACCGGTGGAATGGGAGCATATTCACCAGTAGGTTTTTTTGACGAAAAATTAGAGAATGAAATTAAAGAAAAAGTTATTATTCCAATTTTAAAAGGATTAGAAGAAGCAGATTCAAAATTTAATGGTTGTTTATATTGCGGTCTTATAAATACAATAAACGGAATTAAAGTAATTGAGTTCAATTGTAGATTTGGTGATCCGGAAACTCAAGCAGTTTTACAACTAATAGATGGAGATTTTCTTGGACTTTTATACTCTACTGCTAAGGGAAAGGTTGATAAGGAAATTGTAAATTATAACGGAGGAAGTGCAATGTGCATTGTTGTCGCTTCCGGTGGATATCCCGATAATTATGAAAAAGGATTTGAAATATTCGGATTAGATGAAAAGTTTGATGATAATATTAAAATAATTCATGCTGGAACAATACTACAAAATGGAAAAATTTTAACATCCGGTGGGAGAGTATTAAATATTGTTTCATTTAATAATCAAAACAACTTAAAATATTGTAAAGAAATAGGTTATGTAGCTTTAGATAAAGTTAAATTTGATAGGATATATTTTAGAAGTGATATTGGGTTTAAAGCAATAAAATAG
- a CDS encoding glycosyltransferase produces the protein MFKVLVIAYYFPPLGLSGVQRTLKFTKYFTQFNWQPTVITTGKISYFAHDESLLKEAENSNVRILRTESITPASLFVKKNTVKMPSSFIQGLFARISKTFFIPDNKIFWAKKSAKFARKILKEEKFDAIFITIPPFSSAVTFSKLKAKFDIPIIVDYRDAWLTNQYRFYPTPLHRYLHKIFEDKVLRKTDRIIAVNRNIKEELLINYPFLKFRDIDIIPHGFDPDDFAKIHPFPRETEKMIILYSGSFYEGITPKYLLQAFKKLTIDQPDIAANIEIHFIGQFKRENQKLVEKLKLEKFVKEIGYLTHLETLSRIISSDILWIMLPKGNRMYNVTPGKIFEYFATKKPIIANLPEGISKSLILEYGASFVTEPQNIEEIKNVLIKSHDLFVEKILPKPDEEFIDKFDRVKLTEQLVKIFQFYLKTE, from the coding sequence ATGTTTAAGGTTCTTGTTATTGCATATTATTTTCCACCTTTGGGCTTAAGCGGTGTTCAACGTACATTAAAATTTACAAAATACTTTACACAATTTAATTGGCAGCCAACAGTAATTACAACTGGAAAAATTAGTTACTTTGCACATGATGAATCCTTATTAAAAGAAGCCGAAAATTCAAATGTTAGAATACTAAGAACGGAATCAATAACCCCTGCTTCTTTATTTGTTAAAAAAAATACAGTAAAGATGCCATCGTCGTTTATTCAAGGACTTTTTGCAAGAATAAGCAAAACTTTTTTTATTCCGGATAATAAAATATTTTGGGCAAAAAAATCAGCAAAATTTGCTAGAAAAATATTAAAAGAAGAAAAATTTGATGCTATTTTTATTACAATACCACCATTTTCATCTGCAGTGACTTTTTCAAAATTAAAAGCAAAATTTGATATTCCAATAATTGTTGATTATAGAGATGCTTGGCTTACAAATCAATATAGATTTTATCCAACTCCGTTACACAGATATTTACATAAAATATTTGAAGACAAAGTTTTAAGAAAAACTGATAGAATAATTGCAGTAAATAGAAACATTAAAGAAGAGTTATTAATAAATTATCCTTTTCTTAAATTTAGGGATATTGATATAATTCCTCACGGTTTCGATCCGGATGATTTTGCAAAGATTCATCCTTTCCCTAGGGAAACTGAGAAAATGATAATATTATACTCGGGATCCTTTTATGAAGGAATAACACCCAAGTATTTACTTCAAGCTTTTAAGAAATTAACAATTGATCAGCCGGATATTGCAGCTAATATAGAAATTCATTTTATTGGACAATTTAAAAGAGAAAATCAAAAATTAGTTGAAAAATTAAAATTAGAAAAATTTGTAAAAGAAATCGGTTATCTTACTCATTTGGAAACACTTAGCAGAATTATCTCAAGTGATATTTTATGGATAATGCTGCCAAAAGGAAACAGAATGTATAATGTAACACCAGGTAAAATATTTGAATATTTTGCTACAAAAAAGCCAATAATTGCAAATTTACCAGAAGGAATATCTAAAAGTCTAATTTTGGAATATGGAGCTTCTTTTGTTACGGAACCACAAAATATTGAAGAAATTAAAAATGTGCTAATAAAAAGTCATGATTTATTTGTTGAAAAAATACTTCCCAAACCCGACGAAGAATTTATTGATAAGTTTGATAGAGTAAAATTAACAGAACAATTAGTAAAAATTTTTCAATTTTATTTAAAAACAGAATAA
- the guaB gene encoding IMP dehydrogenase, translated as MHIDKILFEGLTFDDLLLIPAKSNVLPRETNLESMLTKKIKLNLPFLSAAMDTVTESKMAIAMAAQGGIGIIHKNMSIEKQAEEVDKVKRSESGMITNPITLQADKTVGDATILMEKYHISGIPIVDDINKLIGILTNRDLRFEPNLNLKISEIMTKNNLRTAPLGTTLDQAEKLLQKYKVEKLPVVDENGILKGLITFKDISKKKKHPNACKDDLGRLRVGAAVSVSSDTMQRVDALIKANVDVIVVDTAHGHSEGVLKTVKKIKNTYPEIQLIAGNIVTKEAALELVEIGVDAVKVGIGAGSICTTRIIAGVGVPQVSAVFEVARALEGTGIPVIADGGVKQTGDVAKVIAAGADTVMMGGMFAGVDETPGEKILFEGRSFKMYRGMGSIGAMKHGSKDRYFQDMEDDIKKLVPEGVEGRVPFKGSLADTIYQFVGGLRASMGYCGARTIEDFKKNAKFVKISTSGLRESHPHDVIITKESPNYHS; from the coding sequence ATGCACATCGATAAAATATTATTTGAAGGATTAACATTTGACGATCTTTTATTAATTCCGGCAAAATCAAATGTATTACCAAGAGAAACAAATTTAGAATCAATGCTTACCAAAAAGATTAAACTAAATCTTCCGTTTCTTTCCGCAGCAATGGATACGGTAACGGAATCCAAAATGGCAATTGCTATGGCGGCTCAAGGCGGAATTGGAATTATTCATAAAAATATGAGTATTGAAAAACAAGCTGAGGAAGTTGATAAAGTTAAAAGATCAGAAAGCGGAATGATTACAAATCCGATAACTTTACAAGCCGATAAAACAGTTGGTGACGCAACAATATTGATGGAAAAATATCATATTAGCGGAATTCCAATTGTTGATGACATCAATAAATTAATTGGAATTTTAACAAATAGAGATTTGAGATTTGAACCAAATTTAAATCTTAAAATTTCGGAAATTATGACCAAAAATAATTTGCGAACTGCTCCATTGGGAACTACTCTTGATCAAGCTGAAAAGTTACTGCAAAAATATAAAGTAGAAAAACTTCCGGTTGTTGATGAAAATGGAATTTTGAAAGGATTAATTACATTTAAAGACATTTCGAAAAAGAAAAAACATCCAAATGCATGTAAAGATGATTTAGGAAGATTAAGAGTGGGTGCTGCTGTGAGCGTTTCATCAGATACAATGCAGAGAGTAGATGCTTTAATAAAAGCAAATGTTGATGTAATTGTTGTAGATACTGCACATGGTCATTCGGAGGGAGTTTTGAAAACAGTAAAAAAAATAAAAAATACTTATCCCGAAATACAATTAATTGCCGGAAATATTGTAACAAAAGAAGCTGCTCTAGAATTGGTAGAAATTGGAGTAGATGCAGTAAAAGTAGGAATTGGTGCCGGATCAATTTGTACAACAAGAATAATAGCTGGTGTTGGTGTTCCACAAGTTAGTGCAGTTTTTGAAGTTGCTAGAGCTCTTGAAGGAACCGGAATTCCAGTAATTGCTGATGGCGGAGTTAAACAAACAGGTGATGTGGCTAAAGTAATTGCAGCTGGAGCGGATACGGTTATGATGGGAGGGATGTTTGCCGGAGTTGATGAAACTCCTGGAGAGAAAATTTTATTTGAAGGAAGAAGTTTCAAAATGTATAGAGGAATGGGTTCAATTGGCGCAATGAAACACGGAAGTAAAGACAGATATTTTCAAGATATGGAAGATGATATTAAAAAACTTGTTCCCGAAGGAGTTGAAGGAAGAGTTCCGTTTAAGGGATCGCTTGCTGATACAATATATCAATTTGTTGGTGGATTAAGAGCATCAATGGGATATTGCGGAGCACGAACTATTGAAGATTTTAAGAAAAATGCTAAATTTGTAAAAATTTCTACATCTGGATTAAGAGAAAGTCATCCGCATGATGTAATTATTACGAAAGAATCTCCAAATTATCATTCATAG
- a CDS encoding acyl-CoA dehydrogenase family protein → MNKFVGVDYYNIQDLLTEEEKLVQNSVREFVDEKVIPIIENHYQNSTFPMELIPQLGELGVFGITLPEDFGCANLNNISSGLAMQELERGDSGLRSFASVQSSLVMYPIFTFGSEDQKNKWLPKLSAGEKIGCFGLTEPDFGSNPGGMITNAKKVDGGYILNGAKMWITNGTLADVAVVWAKLDGVIKGFLVEKNFNGFSAPEMKGKHSLRASITSELIFQDVFVPEENLLPNSNGLKSPLMCLNQARFGIAWGVVGAMMAVYESALNYAKSRIQFSKPIAGYQLTQKKLADILTEITKAQLLNYRLAKLKDEGKVKHTQISMAKRNNCEVALNAARISREILGANGILDEYPVMRHSANLESVKTYEGTHEMHTLIIGEDITGISAFG, encoded by the coding sequence ATGAATAAATTTGTTGGAGTTGATTATTACAATATTCAAGATTTACTAACAGAAGAAGAGAAATTGGTTCAAAATTCTGTTCGAGAATTTGTTGATGAAAAAGTAATTCCAATAATTGAAAATCATTATCAAAATTCAACTTTTCCAATGGAATTAATTCCGCAGCTTGGTGAATTGGGAGTTTTCGGAATTACACTACCCGAAGATTTTGGATGCGCAAATCTCAATAATATTTCTTCTGGTTTGGCAATGCAAGAACTTGAAAGAGGAGATAGCGGTTTACGAAGCTTTGCATCTGTGCAAAGTAGTTTGGTTATGTATCCAATATTTACTTTTGGAAGCGAAGATCAAAAAAATAAATGGCTACCTAAATTATCTGCCGGAGAGAAAATAGGATGTTTCGGATTGACCGAACCGGATTTTGGTTCAAACCCCGGTGGAATGATTACAAACGCAAAAAAAGTTGATGGAGGATATATATTAAATGGCGCTAAAATGTGGATTACAAATGGAACTTTAGCAGATGTTGCAGTTGTTTGGGCAAAGTTAGATGGAGTAATAAAAGGATTTTTGGTCGAGAAAAATTTTAATGGATTTTCTGCTCCCGAAATGAAAGGCAAACATTCACTTCGAGCTTCTATTACTTCAGAATTAATTTTTCAAGATGTTTTTGTTCCGGAAGAAAATTTGCTTCCAAATTCAAATGGATTAAAATCTCCGTTAATGTGTTTGAATCAAGCAAGATTTGGAATTGCTTGGGGAGTTGTTGGTGCAATGATGGCAGTTTATGAATCGGCGTTAAATTATGCAAAATCAAGAATTCAATTTTCAAAACCAATTGCCGGCTATCAATTAACTCAAAAAAAATTAGCAGATATTCTTACTGAAATTACAAAAGCTCAATTATTAAATTATAGATTGGCAAAACTGAAAGACGAAGGAAAAGTAAAACATACACAAATTTCTATGGCTAAAAGAAATAATTGTGAAGTTGCCTTAAATGCAGCGAGAATTTCAAGAGAAATTCTTGGCGCAAATGGAATTTTAGATGAATATCCTGTCATGCGTCATTCTGCGAATTTAGAAAGTGTAAAAACATATGAAGGCACACATGAAATGCACACGTTAATTATTGGTGAAGATATTACTGGAATTTCTGCTTTTGGATAA
- a CDS encoding regulatory protein RecX → MIVSEISKKGNWVNVLFDNNEIFKIPYELFVKNNLYVDNEISEDEFSKLKHQTSIYQIKQSSFRYLGLRNHSNYELKMKLLKKGFDKILIENVLIELENSGFLNDKFFTESYFQYQMRKKKGINKIISELFKKGVKREIINEVSKNFLDDEISLNSAMEIAVKKFNSLNEKNNSNIQIKQKLFAHLVNKGFTTDIIGKTISRIMKEGYE, encoded by the coding sequence ATGATTGTTTCTGAAATTTCTAAAAAGGGAAATTGGGTAAACGTTCTTTTTGATAATAATGAAATATTTAAAATTCCATATGAATTATTTGTAAAAAATAATCTTTACGTTGATAATGAAATTTCTGAAGATGAATTTTCAAAATTAAAACATCAAACAAGTATTTATCAAATTAAACAGAGTTCTTTTAGATATTTAGGATTAAGAAACCACAGCAATTATGAATTGAAAATGAAACTTTTGAAAAAAGGTTTTGATAAAATTCTTATAGAAAATGTATTAATTGAGTTGGAAAATTCTGGTTTTCTTAATGATAAATTTTTTACCGAATCATATTTTCAGTATCAAATGAGGAAGAAAAAAGGTATCAATAAAATTATATCAGAATTATTTAAAAAAGGTGTTAAACGAGAAATAATAAATGAAGTAAGCAAGAATTTTCTAGATGATGAAATTTCCTTAAATTCGGCAATGGAAATTGCTGTTAAAAAGTTTAATTCTCTTAATGAAAAAAACAATTCAAATATTCAGATAAAACAGAAATTATTTGCTCATTTAGTTAATAAAGGATTTACAACTGATATTATTGGAAAAACAATTTCAAGAATTATGAAAGAAGGTTATGAATAA
- the recA gene encoding recombinase RecA — MAAEKDPRLKILEDTMFSIEKTYGKGAIMKLGDGVVNKIESISTGSVSLDYALGIGGVPRGRIVEIYGPESSGKTTVCLHTIAEAQKLGGIAAFIDAEHALDVNYAQKLGVDIKNLLISQPDYGEQALEIVDTLVRSNALDIIVIDSVAALVPRSEIEGEMGDAQMGVQARLMSQALRKITGAVSRSKTCVIFTNQLRSKIGVMFGSPETTTGGNALKFYASLRLDIRRIAGLKNGEDVTGSRTKVKVVKSKIAPPFKQVEFDIMYDEGISKSGELIDLGVDHGVIKKGGAWFTFGEERFQGREQFRQQLRENPTLMANLEKDVKVKLGMLPQEQKEVVEEKSKK; from the coding sequence ATGGCTGCAGAAAAAGATCCAAGATTAAAAATTCTTGAAGATACAATGTTCAGCATCGAAAAGACCTATGGTAAAGGTGCTATAATGAAATTGGGGGATGGAGTTGTAAATAAAATAGAGTCTATTTCTACCGGTTCAGTAAGTTTGGATTATGCACTTGGAATTGGCGGTGTACCAAGAGGAAGAATTGTAGAAATATATGGACCAGAATCATCTGGTAAAACTACTGTGTGTTTACATACAATTGCTGAAGCTCAAAAACTCGGCGGAATTGCCGCATTTATTGATGCGGAACATGCTCTAGATGTAAATTATGCTCAGAAACTTGGGGTTGATATTAAAAATTTATTAATATCTCAACCAGATTATGGGGAGCAAGCTCTAGAAATTGTTGATACTTTAGTTAGAAGTAACGCGCTTGATATTATTGTAATTGATTCTGTTGCCGCACTTGTACCTCGCTCAGAAATTGAAGGAGAAATGGGTGATGCGCAAATGGGTGTTCAAGCAAGATTAATGTCTCAAGCATTGAGAAAAATTACTGGTGCTGTTAGCAGATCAAAAACTTGCGTGATTTTTACTAATCAATTAAGAAGTAAGATTGGCGTAATGTTTGGTAGCCCGGAAACAACAACCGGCGGAAATGCTCTTAAATTTTACGCATCGTTAAGATTAGATATAAGAAGAATTGCCGGTTTGAAAAATGGTGAAGATGTAACCGGAAGCAGAACAAAAGTTAAAGTTGTAAAAAGTAAAATTGCACCACCATTCAAACAAGTTGAATTTGATATCATGTACGATGAGGGGATCAGTAAATCTGGAGAATTAATTGATTTGGGTGTGGATCACGGTGTTATTAAAAAAGGCGGAGCATGGTTTACTTTCGGTGAAGAAAGATTTCAAGGAAGAGAACAATTTAGACAACAATTAAGAGAAAATCCTACTTTAATGGCAAATTTAGAGAAAGATGTAAAAGTTAAATTGGGTATGTTGCCTCAAGAACAAAAAGAAGTTGTGGAAGAAAAATCTAAAAAGTAA
- the thpR gene encoding RNA 2',3'-cyclic phosphodiesterase, whose product MTNRLFVAYDLPIDTLDFITNKRDEIYNSSNLVNWESNEKLHITSKFLGDVGDYLTELIIDRFENLQLNSVKCEFSEFNFFKKNGELKILYAGIKQNDEFSKNQNIIENECGLLGFEKEIRNFKPHLTILRIKGNEDFEKLYKFADSKIEHSFLINTVSLVKSELKPSGSEYTILKSFKMK is encoded by the coding sequence ATGACCAATAGATTATTTGTTGCATATGATTTACCTATTGATACATTAGATTTTATCACAAATAAAAGAGATGAAATTTATAATTCATCAAACCTTGTAAATTGGGAATCGAATGAAAAACTTCATATTACCTCAAAATTTTTAGGTGATGTTGGAGATTATTTAACGGAATTGATTATTGATAGATTTGAAAATTTGCAATTGAATTCCGTTAAATGTGAGTTTTCTGAATTTAATTTTTTCAAAAAAAATGGGGAATTAAAAATTCTATATGCTGGAATTAAGCAAAATGATGAATTTTCGAAAAATCAAAATATAATTGAAAATGAATGCGGATTACTTGGTTTTGAAAAAGAAATTAGAAATTTCAAACCGCATTTAACGATTTTGAGAATTAAAGGGAATGAAGATTTTGAAAAATTATATAAATTTGCAGACTCTAAAATTGAACATAGTTTTTTGATAAATACAGTTTCTCTTGTAAAAAGTGAATTAAAACCTTCTGGTTCAGAATATACAATTCTAAAAAGTTTTAAAATGAAATAA
- a CDS encoding competence/damage-inducible protein A: MKIHILTIGDEILIGQTLNTNAAFIGELLSNNNYTISSTSVVGDRTNEIVEEINRVLKISDIILCTGGLGPTNDDVTLHAITEVFKTELVENVEILNDIKTFFEKRNRKLTDINKQQALVPKIATPIKNTNGTAPGIWIQKDKKIFVAMPGVPLEMKAMMEDFVLPKIQELFPSQFIKKQTTLLTTGIPESYLYEEIKTIEGIIEKGNLAFLPSQFGVKVRITAIDKDESIVNERIFEVEQQIRSKVGRYIYGKDNQSLEEVVGKLLKERSLTIAVAESCTGGLISSRITNVNGSSKYFERSIITYSNGAKVEHLGIDEDLIAKYGSVSLEVARLMAEGIKAVSGTDIGLAVTGIMGPTGATENKPVGLVFIGICDDKVCTAKEFRFGDNRLLNKDRTSQAALEMLRRNLLGISYDQ, from the coding sequence ATGAAAATTCATATTTTAACAATTGGTGATGAAATTTTAATTGGACAAACTCTTAACACAAATGCAGCATTTATTGGCGAATTGTTAAGCAATAACAATTACACTATTTCAAGCACTTCAGTTGTAGGTGATAGAACAAATGAAATTGTTGAAGAAATTAACAGAGTTTTAAAAATTAGTGATATTATTTTATGTACGGGCGGTTTAGGACCTACAAACGATGATGTTACACTTCATGCAATTACGGAAGTTTTTAAAACTGAATTAGTTGAAAATGTTGAAATCCTTAATGATATAAAAACATTTTTTGAGAAACGAAACAGAAAATTAACAGATATAAATAAACAACAAGCTCTGGTTCCCAAAATTGCAACACCAATAAAAAATACAAATGGAACAGCTCCTGGAATTTGGATTCAAAAAGATAAAAAAATATTTGTAGCAATGCCCGGCGTTCCATTAGAAATGAAAGCAATGATGGAAGATTTTGTACTTCCCAAAATTCAAGAATTATTTCCAAGTCAGTTTATTAAAAAACAAACAACACTTTTAACAACTGGAATTCCGGAATCATATCTTTACGAAGAAATTAAAACTATTGAAGGAATTATTGAAAAAGGGAATTTAGCGTTTTTGCCAAGTCAATTTGGTGTAAAAGTTAGAATAACCGCAATTGATAAAGATGAATCTATAGTAAATGAAAGAATATTTGAAGTCGAGCAGCAAATTAGATCAAAAGTTGGACGATACATCTATGGAAAAGATAACCAATCGCTAGAAGAAGTTGTAGGTAAACTTTTGAAAGAAAGAAGTTTAACAATTGCTGTTGCAGAATCTTGCACTGGTGGACTAATAAGCAGCAGAATTACAAATGTTAACGGAAGCAGCAAATATTTTGAAAGATCAATTATTACATATAGCAACGGTGCAAAAGTAGAACATCTTGGAATTGATGAAGATTTAATTGCCAAATATGGATCAGTAAGTTTAGAAGTTGCAAGATTAATGGCTGAAGGAATTAAAGCGGTTAGCGGTACTGATATTGGTCTTGCCGTTACCGGTATTATGGGACCAACCGGAGCAACTGAAAATAAGCCAGTCGGACTTGTCTTTATTGGAATTTGTGATGACAAAGTTTGTACAGCAAAAGAGTTTCGATTTGGTGATAACAGATTGTTAAACAAAGATAGAACTTCGCAAGCTGCATTAGAAATGTTGAGAAGAAATTTATTGGGAATTTCATATGACCAATAG